A genomic window from Silene latifolia isolate original U9 population chromosome Y, ASM4854445v1, whole genome shotgun sequence includes:
- the LOC141629230 gene encoding uncharacterized protein LOC141629230 yields the protein MSNLAKLEFAALEISGKNYLPWVLDAEIHLEAKGLGETIKDGNKTTCQDKANAMIFLHRHLHEGLKNEYLTIKDPQILWSNLKKRYDHQKTVILPNTCYDWMHLRLQDFKSVSEYNSVMFKITSQLKLCGEKVTDMDMLEKTYSTFHANNVVLQTQYREKGFKKYSELISCLLVAEQNNELLLKNHESRPTGSTPLPEANIMSYNEKGNYRDHASSSGQGRGRGQWRDRERGRRFGGRNGGRGGYFKKTHSHLQWNRKDNTGEKDKSETVTNICYRCGAKGHWSRVCRTPKHLVDLYLQSVKQKRKNTETNMVIEDGKGDFDSGDTTHLEVDNFFPTPEWN from the coding sequence ATGTCAAATCTTGCAAAACTTGAATTTGCGGCACTTGAAATTTCGGGAAAGAATTATTTACCTTGGGTGTTAGATGCTGAAATACACCTAGAAGCAAAAGGGCTTGGTGAGACGATAAAAGATGGAAATAAAACAACATGTCAAGATAAGGCTAATGCTATGATATTTCTTCACCGTCACCTCCATGAAGGTCTTAAAAACGAATATTTGACTATTAAAGACCCACAAATCCTTTGGAGCAATCTAAAGAAAAGGTATGATCACCAGAAAACTGTCATATTGCCAAACACTTGCTATGACTGGATGCATTTGAGATTGCAAGATTTCAAATCTGTTAGTGAATATAATTCAGTCATGTTCAAAATTACTTCTCAATTGAAGTTATGTGGCGAGAAAGTCACAGATATGGATATGTTAGAAAAAACATACTCTACTTTTCATGCTAATAATGTTGTCTTGCAGACACAATATCGTGAAAAGGGATTTAAGAAATATTCTGAATTAATATCTTGTTTGTTGGTGGCTGAGCAAAATAATGAGCTTTTGTTGAAAAATCATGAATCACGTCCTACTGGTTCTACCCCATTGCCAGAAGCAAATATTATGTCCTATAATGAAAAGGGGAATTATAGAGACCATGCCAGCAGCAGTGGTCAAGGCCGTGGCCGTGGACAATGGCGCGACCGTGAACGTGGACGTAGATTTGGTGGTCGTAATGGAGGTCGTGGAGGTTATTTCAAAAAGACACATTCCCACCTGCAATGGAACCGAAAAGATAATACGGGTGAGAAAGATAAAAGCGAAACTGTGACCAATATATGTTATCGTTGTGGTGCAAAAGGTCATTGGTCACGCGTTTGTCGAACACCCAAACACCTTGTTGATCTTTATCTTCAATCAGTAAAGCAGAAAAGAAAGAATACCGAAACAAATATGGTGATTGAAGATGGCAAAGGTGACTTTGATTCAGGCGATACAACTCACCTAGAAGTGGATAATTTCTTCCCGACCCCTGAATGGAATTAA